One Halichoerus grypus chromosome 1, mHalGry1.hap1.1, whole genome shotgun sequence genomic region harbors:
- the PLA1A gene encoding phospholipase A1 member A isoform X6, with amino-acid sequence MVGHFYKGQLGRITGLDPAGPEYTKASLEERLDPGDARFVEAIHTDADNLGIRIPVGHVDYFVNGGQDQPGCPTFIHAGYSYLICDHMRAVHLYISALENSCPLVAFPCVNYKAFLAGQCLDCFNPFLLSCPRIDYFANWRHNFKFLINTSWNGPDDLKNVLPVYFCVYPWLDWVAGLMEQSGVKIEPLPKEVKVFLLTTAQAPYCVHHSLVEFYLQEPRNKDTLISVTFLSSNVTSLVKITIPRQELQGKGVIAHANPQCQINQVKLKFHSSHRVWRKDRTTIVGKFCTAPLPVNDNKEMVCLPEPLTLQASVTVSFDLKITCVIV; translated from the exons ATGGTGGGACATTTCTACAAAGGCCAATTAGGACGGATCACAG GCCTGGACCCTGCTGGACCGGAGTACACCAAAGCCAGTCTGGAGGAGCGCCTGGACCCTGGAGATGCCCGCTTCGTGGAGGCCATCCACACAGATGCTGACA ATTTGGGTATCCGGATTCCTGTTGGACACGTGGACTACTTTGTCAATGGAGGCCAAGACCAACCCGGCTGTCCCACCTTCATTCATGCAG gctaCAGTTACCTGATCTGTGATCACATGAGGGCTGTGCACCTCTACATCAGTGCCCTGGAGAATTCCTGTCCACTCGTGGCCTTTCCCTGTGTCAACTACAAGGCCTTTCTTGCTGGACAATGTCTGGATTGTTTTAACCCTTTTCTGCTTTCCTGTCCAAGAATTG ATTATTTTGCCAATTGGAGACATAATTTCAAATTTCTGATAAATACCTCTTGGAATGGGCCAGATGATTTGAAGAATGTACTTCCTGTTTACTTCTGTGTTTATCCTTGGCTGGACTGGGTTGCAG GGCTGATGGAACAAAGTGGTGTCAAGATAGAGCCACTTCCTAAGGAAGTGAAAGTCTTCCTGTTGACCACTGCCCAGGCTCCGTACTGTG TGCATCACAGCCTCGTGGAGTTTTACTTGCAGGAGCCAAGAAACAAAGACACCCTCATCTCCGTCACCTTCCTTAGCAGCAATGTTACTTCCTTGGTCAAGATCACCAT ACCTAGACAGGAACTTCAGGGGAAAGGAGTCATAGCTCACGCCAACCCTCAGTGCCAGATAAACCAAGTGAAACTCAAGTTTCACTCTTCCCACCGAGTTTGGAGAAAAGACCGGACCACCATTGTTGGGAAGTTCTGTACTGCTCCTTTGCCGGTCAATGACAA CAAAGAGATGGTCTGCTTACCTGAGCCATTGACCTTACAAGCAAGTGTGACTGTTTCTTTTGACCTGAAAATAACGTGTGTAATAGTATAA